A region of the Pseudarthrobacter phenanthrenivorans Sphe3 genome:
CGGCGAGCCCGCTTTCCACCGAGCCGAACCGCGTCTGGCTGATTTCCAGCGAGAGGAAGGCCATCAGTTCGTAGCCCAGCGCGGCGGGGTCCAGTCTGCGGCTGAAGGAGCGGAGCGCGCCGCTGCGCTCCAGCCGCGCCAACCGGGCGTGAACCGTGTTGCGGGCGACGCCGAGTGTCCGGGAGAGTGCCAGGGCGCTGGCTTCGGGGTCCTTGTCCAGGGCAAGAATGATCCTGCCGTCCAAGGAATCGAGGGTGCGAGAGTTCGCGATGGTCATATTTTCACCAAAGGTACTAGTAGTTGAGCAGAAGTCCCAATGGCTAAAGGGTATCTTGCATTGTGGTCCGGATCACTTCCATGATCGGTCCCTATGACCCCTGAACAACTCCTGGCCGAACCGCGGGCCGCGCTGCCCACCCTTCGCAGCGCCGTCACCGGCCTTCCGGCCTACGTCCCGGGGCGCCGCAGCCTCGGTGCGGACATCGCCGCCCTCGCCAGCAATGAAAGCCACTACGAGCCCCTGCCGGCAGCCACCGCTGCGGTCGCCGAGGCGGCCGGCAGGATGAACCGCTACCCGGACATGGCCGCCGTCGAACTCCGCGAACGGATCGCCCTGCACATGGGCGTCACCGCGGAGGAAGTTGCGGTGGGGCCCGGCAGCGTGGGCGTCCTGCAGCAGATCATCACCGGACTGTGCGACGCCGGGGATGAGGTGGTCTTCGCGTGGCGCTCCTTCGAGGCCTATCCCATCCTGGTGGAGCTGGCGGGCGCCCGGCCGGTCCGGGTCCCGCTGGACGACGCCGAGGGCCACGACCTGGACGCCATGGCCGCCGCCGTCACCGGCCGCACCAAGGTGATCCTGCTCTGCACGCCCAACAACCCCACCGGCGTGCCGATCAGCCACCGCCGCCTCGAGGCTTTCCTGCAGTCCGTCCGCTCCGACGTCCTGGTGGTGATCGACGAGGCCTACGTGGAGTACGCCGACGCCGGCAGCGGCCCCGACTCCCTGGCGCTCTACCGCCGGTACCCGAACGTCTGCATCCTGCGCACCTTCTCCAAGG
Encoded here:
- a CDS encoding Lrp/AsnC family transcriptional regulator; its protein translation is MTIANSRTLDSLDGRIILALDKDPEASALALSRTLGVARNTVHARLARLERSGALRSFSRRLDPAALGYELMAFLSLEISQTRFGSVESGLAAIPEVIEVHATTGDADLMAKVVARGTADLYRITNQILEIDGIQRTSTAISVMELMPPRYDGLISRLSEQESRRAE
- the hisC gene encoding histidinol-phosphate transaminase yields the protein MTPEQLLAEPRAALPTLRSAVTGLPAYVPGRRSLGADIAALASNESHYEPLPAATAAVAEAAGRMNRYPDMAAVELRERIALHMGVTAEEVAVGPGSVGVLQQIITGLCDAGDEVVFAWRSFEAYPILVELAGARPVRVPLDDAEGHDLDAMAAAVTGRTKVILLCTPNNPTGVPISHRRLEAFLQSVRSDVLVVIDEAYVEYADAGSGPDSLALYRRYPNVCILRTFSKAYGLAGLRIGYAITTAAIAEGLRRTALPFAVSALAQKAAIASLDAGEEMAGRVSLVKQERARMAAELEAQGWKLQPSQGNFLWIRADAALLAALVDAFNGAGIMVRAYPGDGVRITVADPASNDRVLRLLAAHTA